The region AATGTAGACGAATCTGACTTTTTTTGGCATTTAGTGAATGTGCAATTAAAGTTTATATCGGACAAGATTTGGAGTACCAGAATGTACCCAAACAaaatcttcagtcaacgctaATGGTACTAGCAACGTAGCATCATAAACATATATGAATGTTTAATACGTAAATAAATagttttgtaataaaaaattatttttgtattatttaataGTCGATTGAACACTCTTAAAAGTTTCATAAGGATATGCTTTGTTTTGGCTAAGAAAAATACTCTGAAATTTCAGTGTTTTTTCGGTCTTTTAAGTGTATGTTAAGCCctttttcgcgtttgagatacgtgggCTTTGATATTTTGAGATATATAAGTCagcgtcgaaatcgaccagggaaCCCCCCTCAGGCATGTCTTGTTACAAACATGGTTGACTTCGCTATATTTCCGCCGTTGACTCAGCTGTACGGGTCTGGCTACGACGATCAGTTTTAATAACGTGCCCAATGGGAATATTGCGATTTCCTAGAGTGACTATAGTAAATATTTAGTATCACAACAATTCAGGCAATGTTGCGTTTGCGATAAACACTCAGCTGGAAACGTATGTGTTCTGTAGCAATAAAGTGTTGCAGTAACCAAGATAGACAGAAAATATTGCTGACCGAACCAGAATTCTTGTTGAGTGGTGGAAACGCTTTTTTcagtgtaaatatattttgaacTGCGAAATTTAGCAACCAATGGCAATTTTGACTTTggtttttacatatttttcattttgtgggTGTAGCAGGAACGTAGCAGGTTTGTCACGAGGCGCTAACTTGCATCAAGCTTCACGTAAGAGGAAATCTTGTTATCGTGGCTAGCAGAAATGGAACGTTGTACAAAATACCTAGTCGAGTTTTCTGGGGCTCCGATAATTAATTAGAAGATCGACAAGCTTCTATTCAAAGTGATAAACCGCTCTGCCGTTAATTAAACGCCCCCTCCTCTTAAGtctgacgaaaattttttattggatGTTCATTCTTCAgctgctaaaaaaaaatagtaaaggTGATCGAGGCACAAAACAgggtaataaaattgaaattgaagacCGGGCGGTTGAAGGAGGGAACTGATTGTAAGACCCCAGAAAGTTTGAGTGCGAAATTGGATGCGACAAAGTATTAAAGAGTAAAAAAGCAGTGTTGAGgacaattttagaaaattcgaGACGCTAACTGCGACGCAGGTAGTCCGAACCAAGTTCGAACCACGTTCACAACTAGAAGTAGAACCAACGCCGCGCCCTCcgaacaaatttttggaactaatttattattacagaaACATGTCGGTATCGTATTCCCGAACGTCGTATCGTGGCATCAGTAGTGTTATTTATTGTCAGTAAAGAAAGTAAATGTGGACGGGTTACCGACATTCTTTCCCTGTCGAAAAATTAGTTCCGAAACTTCACTTTGTTCCAGAGGGCGACAGATCTCGGAGAATACACGTAACGTGAATATCGGGCTTTTTCCCCACAATTTGGCGCCAAAAGTAGTCAAGCACGACAAAGCACGGTGGACGGATTCTCAGCGGCCGACTTCATACAATAGCAAGCTGTAGCATTACggcgattattattatttgtccTCATTTATTCATCTGGAAACTTGAACGCATCGCATAGCATTCGATCGAAGAAGTCAGCATGACCGGTGAGTGTACTGCGCAAATTTTAGCGAATATTCTATCCTAACCCATTTATGTAAAACGGCGTCAATATCTCATGAGAATTGTACCGGTTTAACCCTCAGCTCACCGTCTGATCACTGTCTCATATTTTTCCCACCAGCAAATAACATCGTCGACTGGACCccggatttttttttggcaaacgAAGCCAAATGTCGCCTTGTACTAAGTGAAACTGCTAATCGACTGTCGGTGCCATCCCTTAACTCCCTACCCTTACACTCGTTTAAGGATAAGCAATTGGCCAGGTTCCGAGGAATGATTCAGGACACTTACAACCCTGAGTACTACCTTGATCGATTTCAAATTCGCAATGTTGCCACTAATGAGACGACAACCTGCCGCGGGCGGTACAGAGATACATTGGACTCCTTGGTACGTATCAACGTCAGTTCTCCAAATCTCATGTGGCCTTGTGCGCTTTATAATCGGCGGAGATCTCATGTAACGTCATAGGTACCTGATATTTTCGTTGTGAATTAAAGCTTACCGTACTGTCAACCTCTTTGTTGGCCGAGATGGTAGTCAAAAGATGGCCTACAGTAAATGATGATTAGCAGTTACAGGTGCGAGCGGCTACAAGTGTTGTTCGCTTCGTGTATAATACTGCCTACAAtgcaatacattttttcttagTATTTTCAAAGCTGCCGTACACCATAGTAATGACAGTCACTTTGACGTGAACTGCACTGATTTGCATTCTCGTTGTAttcgttcatttgtttgtttcCTTACCAGCCAGGTGAAACTGTGATCGTTGACTCCAAAGAGAATGTCAATGCTGAACGGCAGACATGTTTTGTTATATCAGTTCCTGGCGTCAACAGTTGGGCAAAGGAAAAGTGTACAGTGCGCGAAAATGCACCTCAAGTCTCAACTAACACTGCCACCAAGCGTTCACTAGAATCTGAAGAAATGGAATGTGTAGAATTCAGCAGcaaaaaacacacacaaacaACCCCGAGCTCAGGTGATGGCGAACCACGCTTGCTGTCCAGAGAACATGCAATGAATTTCCCCCTTCCCAATGACGATGGTAAAGCCTGCATCGTGAAGGTGTGTCTGTATTGCAACGTTCTACAATTAATTGTTCACTTTTGTTTATCTTTCGTGACAATTCACGTTTGTAGAATTCACTCGAAAATCACTTTGAAATTCACGTTCTGTTTACTGTATGAAAGGTATTGGAGAGGCTGATTCGCTCTAGCTGAAAAGTTTATTTAGTTAGAATTTGAAATACCTATGCCGCTCTTTTAACTTTACAGATATATGATGAAACGTCGTTCAAATTGAACCAGATCATCGACATTGTAGGCTTCATATCCTTAGACCCAGCTTTGAGCGTTGCTCATGATCCAGACAAGTTGATGGATGACATCGAATTTCAGTCTCACAATCCACCCGTGTCGCTGATACCTCGATTGCACGCGATCGATGTCAAGGACGTGTCTATGGAGGAGGTTCCACAAACTATCCAAGGTGATTTAACCTTTCCCGTTACCACACGGAGTGACCTGAAGCTAGTGCTGAGTCAGATTCTATTTGGAGATGTCTTAGCGGCCGAATATGTCATATGCCACCTAATATCTTCCATGTAAGTTTTTGGCAATTTTTAGTTtcatattaaaaattacagttGTATCCTAAATTATCTTAGTTGTATATTTAAGATGTAAAATAGGTATTCTACTTTCGCCAGACGAACAGAAACCAAGCTGATGTCTTAGAACACCACCATTTATTTTCACAGCTATTTGAGACGGGACTTTCTATCCCTTGGTGCGTTTCCGTTGAACATAACGAATTTGCCTCTCGATAAGTGCAAGACTTTTCCAGAAGATTTTTATGGAATATTATCATTGTTGCTGCCGAAAAGTCACCTCATTGGCATGACTTTGGATGAACTTAACAACCTGAATCTGCAGCCCAAGTACGTGTACTTTCCCaatgagaaattatttattcatttattgatACTCAAATTACAtcaagaattttatattgGACAATTTGGGATTAACCGGGCTCATTCTTCATGTTGTTTCAGAAAAGACTACGACTGCAACAGATTGACTAGCGGGGTGTTGCAGCTCAGCGATAATACGCATCTTGTATTAGATGAAACAAAGCTGACCGACGGTCAGGTTTCGGCAAACGggaggaaaaattatgaagcTTTCTCCACGTTGATTAATTCCCAGACGGTTACCTATGACTTCAAGTATTACACAATGGATTTTCCGGCTGACATACCCGTTCTGATACTGTCGGAATCAAAGTCTATGATTCCTGTAAGTTTCTTGACATTTCACACATCTCCACAGTCTCCAGaatattcttttttcgttcaagTGCCGATTGAGCAGCTGACTCAATgaatgatatttaatttgattcTCAGAGGAAAGTCATATTTCTCGtaatggtaaaaacaaaaatctgcTTCGTACTTTCGTGTACGGTTGTTTTGCATGAACTTAACAGTTTCAGCTAGATACGAAGAATATTTAGTGCAATTTTCAGTCAAcatcttattttctttttccatcttcACGAATTTCAGTGTTATAGGCAAATCGTGTTGGAAAAGAATTCAAACAGTGAGAATATCTATTCGGAAACCCTGGAAGCAGTCAGGCATTATTTGAGGGATGAAACCAGGATATATAACATTCGAAACTGGTTGAGGGTATCGAGGCGACGCGACATCGCAATCGAAACCGAGAATAGCATAGGAGACGTGAGTTTTGCACGGGATGTAGAGGATAAAAGAAATATTCCGATGAgtaaaacacatttttttccctaATTTCGCAGGTAATCCAAAAGGATTTCGTTGAAATGCGTCAGTTGGACAAAAGTACATCAGCGGAGGATCTGCATTCGCTAATGGTTCTCGCTAGATTGATATCGATGTCGCACGGTATGGACAAATTGACCGTTGATTACTGGCACGAAGCCGTTAGAATGGAGAAGGAACGTAAACGCAGACTGCAGAGATAGCGCGTGCAGATGTGAAATGAGTCATCAGTTTTCCGAAAATACTCGCGTATGAATTACACACAGCTTCCTAAATATGTATATGCCTTTTTTACAACTTCACCGAACCATCTcggatttgttttttttatttttatttatttctcttacCCAAACTAAATTCTGCCCTGTGTATACACAAACGGCGTTATAACGACTTCGAACCTCGAGGATCTTGGCTAGCGATCAAAAGCCATCAAGTTAATGATGGCTGGCAGGTAGATAAGCACTCTGTCTTGTCGACGTTAACAGCGAACAAACAGGATATCACACCTATCAATAAGTTATTCGTGGAGAGAAAATCCCCTGAAATGAATCAACAATATTATATGATTCAGTGGTGCAGAAGTGATATCTTCGATCCAAACGGTTCCCGTTGATACATACGGAGCTTGAACAAGCTAAAACTTGCGTAAGGCTACGActgtgagtaaaaaaaagaaaagaaatattgtgaaatgtTTGACAGTCGAATTTGAagattgattcttatttttcataattcaaaataattgcAGGAATAGTTCAACTTTTACGTCATACTTATGTACGTATATCAGGCAATAAAGTTTGGATTCTTTATGTATTcatgttttaaaatttctttttcgattCATTCTATCGAGGGGGAATTCGTaatgtaattaaaataaagCGTGCTCGATTTTTCAGGCAAGTCCAGAACACATTGTACCCGGAAGCCGACAGAGAGTGATAGCGCGAACGTTCCGACAATGGAATTTaatggaaatttcaaatccacGAGTAAACCGGACCAGGATGACCCGCGGGTCTCTCGGGGTAGGCTAATCTCTACGCTTAATATCCGCCTCGACGTCTTAACAACAACGAGCTCGTTGCCCTGATCAATTCCGCCTTTATGTCTTCGTCTTCCCCCGTATTCTCTATTAATCAACAAGTAATTGGTACTCTAGTCACGGAGGGACCCGTTCGATCTGATTGCTTCGAAATTAAAGGGATCGCCACCCCCGAGGCATATCGACAGACTCGCAATTAATGAACGCTCGGCTTTTCCTTCATTCCTTCAGTATTCGACAGTCGGCGCCTACGTCCGTCGCGCGCACAACGTCACACGATGCTCCCTCTCCTGGGACTCGGAGTGATCCTCTTCCGAACGAAATCTGCCTCTTGAAACGTGGCAAAGTATGCCTGACATGTGCGTTCCTTATTTCTCAATCGTTCAACCcttttcaacaaattattaATCATATTTTCACTCGTCAAACCCGACATTCAgtgtaaaattaacaaaattctACCGATATTTAACACgacataaatttatttacgcTATACGTGACTAATTCTCCGCTTGATGTTATCAAGTTttaataaaagtgaaaaaactctcccgatttcatttcaaattattactcaCGATGTGGAATAAACCACATAAAccgtaaataaatttcatcatctctTATTATAGATCGATATCTACCCTCCGGCGTATTAAGAAGGCATCGGAATTGTGTTCTGTTGAATCCTGGTGCCAATACCGAGGGGATTGGAgtgtctgattttttttttacttcgaaaTTCGAGGAAAAAAGGCGCCGAGTGAATCGTTTGATAAATCATCTCACCTGGTGAGAACCGAGTTGTGGTGAATGTacgaggggggagggggcggTAGATAGGTATATTTATCGGCGATAGACTGGCTATCGCGGTGTGGAGGAGTATGCATGTGATGTCCCGGGTAAATTATACCCCGCGAACCGGCGGCGGAGAGACGCTTGCGCGGTTGGAAAACGCGAGAGAGGATCTTGGGATCCGCGGTTGTTTCGCAATTCTTAGAATCCAGTCGCGCACCAATATCGGCGCGTCAAAGTTTAGCGAGCCTGCACGCCGGGTGCACGCCGTGTCGCGTTTTCAAAACCCGGTCGCCGATTTGTCCCCGAaaacggtttcattcttattccCTCATTTCTTGCTACTTTAATTATACGTTCTTCTCTCCGTCTGTTTTCCAGTTTTCTACTGTACGTTTTCCGCAGATGTTTAATCACCGTACTTGACGCGCGATCACacttttcttcaaattattcCAATAACACTGTAAATGCAAACATGAAAACCAGACTCCTGATcgattttttctcagaatAAATATGTGAGGTACCCTTTGAGCATCTTTGATTCGTATAATCGCGCGCATTGTGTTCGCCGCTAATTTAAACTCGATATCGCATTCTCGTCGCGCATTTAAATTTGACAAAGATTAATCGATGTATACACAGTACCCCCTTGTCATTGGTTTATAAAGCAAACAGGAGGGAGAGTGTTACagaaaaagagagagtgaGCGTGAGGCAGAGGGAGTAAGGGAAACAGAGTGACGACTTTGttcattaatatttataaccaGACACCTAGCGACGAGAACAAATTGTGGAGAGAAAGTATGTCAGTGAGCAGtcaaaacgaaaaattatcaaacaggGGTTTAAGGGGGTTAACTGTAGACGATGTTGCGGAATCCGGTTCAATAATCGTGTCCTGCCTGCATAACGAATGCCTAAAATGATCAATTTCAACCGCCGAAGCTCAGTTTATATAAACATGCTTTGCCAAGAGATGTCGCATTGATAGAATgttgatttttcgaatacgaaGAGCCTCTAATGACGATGAATAATAGCTCATTTCATTTGTGAATTCTTCATTAAATTCCGTGCTTCTTCGGCAAATGAGTACGTTGTCTGTGTTAGACAATTTGTACAGAATAAATTTGCTATCGAAATTAACTtcgtttcattaaaattaagTGAATGATGTATATTCGTCGCTGAAAAGATCGCTAAATAGTGTTGGAAAATCGGAGTTTAGAAGTTTGTTTTCTTCCTATATAAACGGATATTCATTAAATTTACATCTGCCGGTtgtttttatcgaatttcgCCCAGAGCGATGAAAAAATGGTCGAAAAATCTCATAACGGGAACTCGAGTGGCTCAGGATATAATTCGCATGCCGAAATCgacattataattatttccaacgGTATGCACGTGTATTTCAGATGACAATCcgttttgaattattttccttaGAATCATGCTCGCAAACGGGTCAATGGTCAACAAGATATTCGGTAGGGTCTCGCTCTTCTAATCGCTCGCCGGCGCAGAAATTTAGGCACGTGGTGCCAATTGATTTGCGGCCTTATGTAAGCTTTTATATAATCAAAATGTTCAAGATGATTAAACGCTGGTACGTTTTATCCGATTAGAATTTTTACGGACTCATTTTGCTCATTGAACCCTAGATCTCCacgaattgtttgaaaaatatccaaaaaattcatcactaCAGAAAAGTTATAACTCGTAGATGTAACTGTTGGTGAACATCTGTTGTAAAGTGCTTgcaaaaatctatttttgtCTACTCTGGAGAAATActtatttgtaaaattaaaaatatggtaaacaaaaaaaaaaaaaaaacctaaaaaCATTGGGTCCTGATGAAAAACACCAGAGTTTAACAATTTCAAACGTTTGATTACGAAACCTGTTTTCAAATCGTAGCTTGTGTTATTCGAAGTTGCTTCGATTCGAATCTATAATCGTCTAAGAGGGACGTTGTTGCATCGGAGCTCATCATCATTGGCTGAAGTAACACCCcgggaaatttttcacactgcTTTATCAACTTCTGATTGAGAGGGTGAGGTCGATTTATCCTCAACTCGCGGTCATGCCTGTGTGCACACACCCTCACCGCGCCTAATGGGTGTACACAGTGACCGCACAACCGGTCGACTTCGTGGTAGTAATTTCAGGTTATTGGTCACTTGTTCGAGTGAATTCATTGCTGTAATTCAAGCTTCGGTGCGCTCAAACATTCTGCCTATATGTGTGTACGTATGCCCTGCGCACGACCGTCGCCGGTGTAATTGAAGTATACAATGTTTGCCCGGTAATATGTGCGCCAATGGAGCGCAATTCCGTGCCTAGTCGATCTATGTCAAACCCTCCTCCCGTCCCTGATCTTGTCCAtaaggttgttttttttccccgtttttctttgttttccgCGTCATTGCCTCGCCTCGGGAACGCCCTCCAGGCTTTTagatttcttttcctttcgcGTAGGTGCCCACTTCGTCTGCTCGCACAATTCGAACCAAAACATTAACGACTGCTGAGTAATTTAGCCAATCGCAGAAagtcgataaaatttttttttccattcagtTTATTTTATGACCTgtttcgattaaaaaattcatcgacgAACGCAGAGAAGAACATTATCAACTCGCATTATACTTTAGCTATACTCGCTTGGAagttaaatttcataattttctttctgcAATCCCTGTATAAGACTTGCCACCGATTCGTAAATTTGTTATGTTTATCACGTGAAAATTCACCGacttttacaaaaaaatatcattcatcaACGACTCCTCAAAATCAGAGATGGAATCGTTAGATCcatattttacttttaatacctaataaaaattctcgaaatCTGTGAATATGAATAGACATAAATAGTTCCGCTCTTGTGACATTCTCTTATTGTTAACCTGACACAAGTGTGCATTTTCGATTATCTATTCctctctaacaataagtaagaaaaagtaaattaaaacgAGCATTGACGCTCTATAAGTTcgggaaaaattgtttaagGAACAACCGAGCCggggaatgaaaatttgcaaagaaATACCAAGTGAGGTTTCGCAGTTGGATGGTTTCGtctcaaagaaaaaaaaaaagaaaaaaaaaatacggttCATCAAATAAACGGTCGAGGTTAAAGGTTGGACGCTTTCGGGTGGAACGAGAAAAGGACATGCCATTAAAATCGTGCATCCATTCTTCCACTCGATTCTCATGATTTCCCTCATTCTCGATTTCGCCGCGTCTCatgaatacatacatatacatactatgtatgttataaaaatttattcaacaacTATACACGAACAATACGTTTcgcgtatttttcttatttttatattctcatccttttatattataccagCTATACACGTGTATGTATTACATCGAACAATTTGCTCTATCCCCAGCAAGAAAACACCGCCGACAGGACTTGCAAAGGAAAATTCCGTCGTACCTTTTACTTCGCGGCGGGTCGAGGGGCCGAggaaatatttctttctcgTGGGTTTTTCATTTGCCTCTGACTGAGATACGCGCGCAGCGATATTCACCCAGGCGCATACATATCTATATGCCGAAATTTTTATCCGTCTTCGAGTTATTTGGCAAGGATATCGGCTACGAGCGACGGCTGACATCCTGTAAGtacgcggcggtgtgcgcaccGCGGGGCATCGCACGAACGATTTCAAATTCCCTGAGAATTTTCAGATTTCACACACCGACGCTTTCCACCCTCTCAGTTCTGCACCTACCCAGCTCTACCTTTTTGCATTCATCGCCGAGTGAAAAGCTTGAACATTATACCTCGATATACAGCCGCCGTTACAGAACGGCGAACATCTCTTATACCCGTCCCCCTTCTTAAAATCCACACCGCCAGAATACTTCATCGTCCTTGTTGTTACCCACGCTTCTGGAATTTCGAGCCTAGCTTACAAATTTTAAGCTTGTTTATCGTGCAACTCTTCgccgagttttttttttttttattctccaagAATGCCTTCAATTCTTCGTAAAACCGCATGAAATTCGTCGGCGTAAGTGCAgacggagaaaaagaaacttagAGGTGTGCAAACTAATGAAACGTGATTCAAATTCTAGCACAGGCAGCATAAGCCTGGGAAAGCAAGATGGCGTCGGGCCGagcgatcagctgatcgtttcGAACGAATTGCACAGAAACCGGCGGTGCGTAAAGCTTCGTGCATGCAGTCGGAGGTTATTTTCCCGAAATTGAGTCAACGCGTGATGAAACACAGGACGTGACacgacttttatttttaaatacgtGAAGCAGCTTACGTTCCGTTGCCAGATGGCGGGCCTCTGACACTTTGGGCAATCACGGGGGTTGTTTGCGCAAAGCGGAGTGGTCGCGGACCGACGAGCGCGGTTCTTTGATGGAGAATAGTAGTTTTTTGGCTTTGAAATATCGAGCGAAGCGACGAGCCAGCTTCGCAGAGAGGAGATTAAAGCGGAACTGGAGTAAATAGTCGGAACCCAACCCGAGGCGGCGGGGGCGGGTTCTGCAGTTTTAAACGGCAGCGATTGAGGCGATAAACTGCGGCTGCGGAACGGCGGCCGCGTGCCGGACGCTGACAAGTACCCCGATTACGCCGGCTCCGCGGACCTTCCCTAAATATTTATCTTGTCGCCGATTACGTAATCCGTCCAGCCCCGCAGGCTTTGCTCATCCGAAAAACTGATTTCCACTGCCGCGTTGGCGGGTCAAATCAACCCACCGAATTTTCCCTTCGACCGCCGCCAGAGTTATTACCCAGGGCTTAACTCGCGCCTATAATAACCACCTACACGCCGGTTTTAAAACCGCCGGCACGGAGGCATCGCGCTCTATTCGTCAGCTGTGTAATAAAAAGGCTTGGATTTAACCGCAACGCTATACACGCATCAGCT is a window of Neodiprion pinetum isolate iyNeoPine1 chromosome 4, iyNeoPine1.2, whole genome shotgun sequence DNA encoding:
- the LOC124217753 gene encoding mini-chromosome maintenance complex-binding protein isoform X2 → MTANNIVDWTPDFFLANEAKCRLVLSETANRLSVPSLNSLPLHSFKDKQLARFRGMIQDTYNPEYYLDRFQIRNVATNETTTCRGRYRDTLDSLPGETVIVDSKENVNAERQTCFVISVPGVNSWAKEKCTVRENAPQVSTNTATKRSLESEEMECVEFSSKKHTQTTPSSGDGEPRLLSREHAMNFPLPNDDGKACIVKIYDETSFKLNQIIDIVGFISLDPALSVAHDPDKLMDDIEFQSHNPPVSLIPRLHAIDVKDVSMEEVPQTIQGDLTFPVTTRSDLKLVLSQILFGDVLAAEYVICHLISSIYLRRDFLSLGAFPLNITNLPLDKCKTFPEDFYGILSLLLPKSHLIGMTLDELNNLNLQPKKDYDCNRLTSGVLQLSDNTHLVLDETKLTDGQVSANGRKNYEAFSTLINSQTVTYDFKYYTMDFPADIPVLILSESKSMIPANRVGKEFKQ
- the LOC124217753 gene encoding mini-chromosome maintenance complex-binding protein isoform X1; translation: MTANNIVDWTPDFFLANEAKCRLVLSETANRLSVPSLNSLPLHSFKDKQLARFRGMIQDTYNPEYYLDRFQIRNVATNETTTCRGRYRDTLDSLPGETVIVDSKENVNAERQTCFVISVPGVNSWAKEKCTVRENAPQVSTNTATKRSLESEEMECVEFSSKKHTQTTPSSGDGEPRLLSREHAMNFPLPNDDGKACIVKIYDETSFKLNQIIDIVGFISLDPALSVAHDPDKLMDDIEFQSHNPPVSLIPRLHAIDVKDVSMEEVPQTIQGDLTFPVTTRSDLKLVLSQILFGDVLAAEYVICHLISSIYLRRDFLSLGAFPLNITNLPLDKCKTFPEDFYGILSLLLPKSHLIGMTLDELNNLNLQPKKDYDCNRLTSGVLQLSDNTHLVLDETKLTDGQVSANGRKNYEAFSTLINSQTVTYDFKYYTMDFPADIPVLILSESKSMIPCYRQIVLEKNSNSENIYSETLEAVRHYLRDETRIYNIRNWLRVSRRRDIAIETENSIGDVIQKDFVEMRQLDKSTSAEDLHSLMVLARLISMSHGMDKLTVDYWHEAVRMEKERKRRLQR